Proteins encoded together in one Carya illinoinensis cultivar Pawnee chromosome 3, C.illinoinensisPawnee_v1, whole genome shotgun sequence window:
- the LOC122304091 gene encoding protein FAR1-RELATED SEQUENCE 5-like, with the protein MLGRAPSTIITDDDKAMAKAIGEVLPNTIHRLCLWHILQKFPEHLAHAYNKYPDFQKDFRHCIHETITTEEFEQEWALILVKYELGENAWLQNLYARRDKWVPAYLRSTFCAGMSTTQRSESMNKFFKDYVKSSTMVSDFVHQYEKAIDARYFKEKEKDVRTKSTRAIMKTPLKIEEEAAMVYTRKSFMIFQNELFDSLRYQARKLSKEGETKTYGVNAYGKETPLYHVTLEGDEEHATCTCHKWEFMGILCRHILCVVGKKMKLDRLPQHYVLERWTINAKSRPIPDIPSPEGHIREGLDEPTMRKTKTMLQLYDIVELGSQSVAKHNHLTYALEKVHKELLEMEDNVECSRACEPTKDYHNMGSQVISNFSQTVQDPPRVPTKGRPKSLRAKNPKETHATKKRHCSICKNEGHAKNNCPSVRDIGPTIDNISQHVDP; encoded by the exons ATGCTTGGTCGTGCTCCCTCAACTATAATTACGGATGATGACAAGGCGATGGCAAAGGCCATTGGAGAGGTACTCCCGAATACAATTCATAGACTGTGCTTGTGGCATATTTTACAAAAGTTCCCCGAACACTTGGCTCATGCATATAACAAATATCCGGACTTTCAAAAAGATTTCCGTCATTGCATCCATGAGACAATTACAACTGAGGAGTTTGAGCAGGAATGGGCTTTGATACTAGTGAAGTATGAGTTAGGAGAAAATGCTTGGCTGCAAAATCTTTATGCCCGACGGGATAAGTGGGTTCCGGCGTACTTACGTTCAACATTCTGTGCTGGTATGTCAACAACTCAAAGGAGTgaaagtatgaataaatttttcaaagactaTGTCAAATCAAGCACTATGGTTAGTGACTTTGTGCATCAATATGAAAAAGCTATAGATGCACGTTAtttcaaagagaaagagaaggatGTGCGGACAAAATCTACACGGGCGATAATGAAGACACCTCTTAAAATTGAAGAGGAGGCGGCAATGGTTTATACAAGAAAGTCCTTCATGATCTTCCAAAATGAACTTTTCGATAGTCTACGATACCAAGcaagaaaattatcaaaagAGGGTGAGACCAAGACATATGGAGTCAATGCTTATGGTAAAGAAACACCTCTTTACCATGTGACGCTTGAGGGTGATGAAGAACATGCAACATGTACTTGCCATAAGTGGGAGTTTATGGGAATTCTTTGTAGGCATATATTGTGTGTTGTTGGGAAGAAAATGAAGTTAGATAGATTGCCACAACATTATGTGCTAGAAAGATGGACTATTAATGCTAAGAGCCGACCCATTCCTGACATACCATCTCCTGAAGGGCATATTCGGGAAGGACTAGATGAGCCTACGAtgagaaaaaccaaaacaatgTTACAACTTTACGACATTGTCGAACTAGGCTCACAGTCAGTAGCGAAACATAATCACCTCACATATGCATTGGAGAAGGTTCACAAAGAGTTACTTGAGATGGAGGATAATGTAGAATGTTCACGAGCATGCGAACCAACGAAAGATTATCACAACATGGGAAGTCAAGTTATATCGAACTTCTCACAAACGGTCCAGGATCCTCCAAGGGTGCCAACAAAAGGACGTCCAAAATCTTTGAGAGCGAAGAACCCAAAAGAAACACATGCGACGAAGAAGAGACACTGTAGCATTTGCAAGAATGAAGGGCATGCTAAAAACAATTGTCCGTCGGTGAG GGATATTGGGCCAACAATTGACAACATATCGCAACACGTTGATCCATAG